TCGGCCTGGCACCCGGTCAGCCAGACGAAGTCGCTGTCGGCGCGGAACCGGTAGTCGGTGTCGTTCGACCGCACCGGCGCCTGCCCGGCCCCGAGCGCGATCCGCCGCCCCGGCAGCGCCGTACTGAGCTTCCGCCGGTGCTCGGCGGCCGCCTCGGCCAGGCCCTCCGGCAGCACGACCGACCGGTCGACCGGCCCCCAGTTCCGCGGAATCGCGTCCCGGAACCCCTTCGCGTCGATCGGCCGGTACGACTTGCGCTGCTCTTCGGTTCTGTCCTCGCCCATGCCCCTGCTCCCCTACGGCTGTCGGTAGACGCTGTCCGGCACATCCGTCACGAACATGTGCCCGGGGGCGTGCGTGATCGCGAACGGGGGCCGTGAAGCCATCAACGCAGCTTGGGGCGTCACTCCGCAAGCCCAAAAAACGGCAACATCGCCGGGAGCGCTCTGCACCGGTTCCCCGAAGTCCGGTACGGCGAGGTCGCGCACTCCCAGCGCCGCCGGTTCGCCGACGTGCACCGGCGCTCCGTGCACCTGCGGCATCCGCCCGGTCACCTGGACCGCGGTCGCCACCAACGAAGCCGGGATCGGCCGCATCGACACCACCAGCGGCCCTTCGAGCCGCCCGGCCGGACGGCACCGGATCGACGTCTCGTACATCGACACGTTCCGCCCCTGCTCGAGGTTCCGCACCGGTACGCCGGCATCCATCAATGCGGTCTCGAAGCTGAAGCTGCACCCGATCAGGAAGCTGACCAGGTCGTCGCGCCACAGCCCGGTGATCTCACTCGGCTCGTCGACCAGTTCGCCGTCGCGCCAGACCCGGTACTGCGGAAGGTCGGTGCGCAGGTCGGCCTCAGGAGCGAGCGTCGTACGGAACGATCCGGCGTCCGTGACGTCGAGCAGCGGGACCGGCTGCGGGTTGCGCTGGCCGAACAGCAGCATGTCGTACGCCCAGTCGCGCGGCAGGATCACCAGGTTCGCCTGGGTGAATCCGGGCGCGTGGCCGGTGGTCGGCGCGACGAGTCCGTCGCGGTAGCGGGCGCGGGCTTCGGCGGGAGTGGCGGTCATCGGGGCTCCTTCGCGAGGACCCCCAGGTCACGGCCGAGCGCGGAAGGCGGCGAGCAGGGCCGCCTGGGAGTCGAGCAGGTAGGCGTTGAGCTCGTCGGCGGCGCGGGTGTACTCACCGGCTTCGAGCAGTTCGAGCAGGGAACGGTTGCGCGCGATGTACGGCTCGTGCAGAGCCCGCGGTGTCGCGATGACGTGGAAGAGCAGGCGCAGCTCGGCGAGCAGGCGCCCGGTGATCTCGTCCATCCGGGTGCTGCCGGCCAGGCCGACGAGGTGCCGGTGGAAGCGCATGTTCGCCGTACCGACCGAGATCCAGTCCCCGGCCCCGGCGGCGGCCTCGCTGGCGGCGACGTCCTCGCGCAGCGGCTCGAGCTGGTCGGGCTCCAGGCCGTCGAGCGTCCGTACGACGTCGCACTCGAGCACGCGCCGGAGCCGGTAGAGGTCGAGCAGGTCGTCCTCGGTGAGGTCGGGGACGAAGACGCCGCGGTGCATCCGGTGCACCAGCAGGCCTTCGTGGGTGAGCAGCCGGAAGGCCTCACGCAGCGTGTTCCGGCTGACCTGGAGGGCTTCCTTGAGCAGTTCCTCGGACAACTGGGTCCCGGGCCGGAGCACCCCTTCGGTGATCCGGCGGCGCAGGACGTCGGCGACCCGCTCGGCCGAACTGCTCCGGTCGAAGAGCGCGGCGTCGTCCGCGACGGACCGCAGCCAGGACGTGTCGGTCCCGGGCTCAGCGGTCGGACGGATCTCGCTGGAACTGGACACCCTCGCATCATCACCCACTCCGGGCCGGGAAGCGAAACTGCGTTGAACGAGAGTCTTGCAGGATTGTTGAACAATCTCTACCTTTGAGGTCACCAGTCGTAGCGCAGTCGATCGCAGGGAGTCGCCATGATGCTGACCGTCGAGGAGCAGCGCATGACGCTGAGCCTGCCCGGCCGCACGACCCCGGTCGCCCGCGACTTCCTTGAGGCGGCCGGCTTCGAGGGCCTGGTCGACGACTTCACCGCCAAGCTCACCGGCCACGCCGGCGTCGCCGAGGCCGCGACCGTCATCCAAGAAGCCGGCGCCGCCCTGTGGACGACCGCCGTCGACCGAGCCCAGGGCCGCCTCACCTCCGGCACCATCGACCCGTACGACGACCGCCCGCTCTACTGGGCCCGGACCTCGATGAGCCGCGCCGTCCGCGAGTGGGAGCCGTCGTTCCCGCTGACCAACCTGCAGCACCGGGCGATCCTCCGGCAGTTCGACTACGCCTCCCGCGGGATCGATCAGGTGTCGTTCCCGGACGACGGCGCCAAGCTCCTGGTCAGCGGCTTCGACACCTACAGCCTCGACGACAGCCTCCGGCACTCCAACCCGTCCGGCGCCGCAGCGCTGCAGCTGCACGGGCGGCAGGTCGGCGAGCTCACGGCCCAGGCCGTGATCCTCCCGGTGAACTGGACCGACTTCGACCAGGGCATCGTCGAGGACGCCTTCGGCCCGTGGCTGGTCGGTCCCGACGACCCGCGCCACCGCGGCGCGATCGACGCGCTGATGACGATCAGCCAGACCCGCCGCGGCGCCATGCACGTCGAGAAGTGGGCCGGCGGCTTCCGCGGCGGTACGCCGGACAACAACCGCGCGCTCAACTGGGGCCCGATCTCGGCCGCCGCGCTCTGGCCGCAGCCGCAGCCGTCGCCGCAGTTCATCGAGACCACGCTCCCGTACGCCGCGATGATCGCCGCCGGCACCGGCCCGTGGCCGGTCACGCTCAACCCCGGCATCACCGAGTGGCCGGCCGGCACCTTCCCCGATCCCGAGGCCCTGCGCGCCGCGCCCGACCCGTCGCCGGGTTCGCACGCGGCCAGCGCCCCGGGCAGCAACTATCTGTCGAACGAGTCGATGTACCGGACCAACCGGCTGCGGCTGGGGACCGGTCACCCGACCATGCCGGGTGGGCACCTGCACATCTCGGCCCTGGAGTACCCCACCGATGTGAGTGCACTGACCAGCCCCGAGTTCGAGGCTGACCGCAAGGCTGTCGTGGATCAGACCGTCGCCCTCGTCGAGGCCGCCGGCAAGACCGTCCGGCCCTAGCTCCGGACCGGTCCCTTCTCTCAACACCCCGTTTGCTGAGACCAGGAGACAACCATGGCCAACCCGCCGCTCAAGCCGCCGACCAAACCGGGCTCACGACGCCCGGTCCGCCGTGTCGGCCGCCCCACCTCCGAGTCCACCGGCTCGATGAAGGCCAGTACCCGATCGACGCTGATCGGCGCGATGTTCCTGATGGCCACCTCGGCCATCGGGCCGGGCTTCATCACCCAGACCACGACGTTCACGGTCCAGCTCGGCGCCGCGTTCGCCTTCGCCATCGCCGCGTCGATCCTGGTCGACATCGCCCTGCAGCTGAACGTCTGGCGGGTGATCGGCGTCTCCGGCCGGCGCGCGCAGGAGCTCGGCAACCTGGTCGCCCCCGGGCTCGGCTGGGCGATGGCCGCGCTGCTGTTCGTCGGCGGCCTGGTCTTCAACATCGGCAACGTCTCCGGCTCCGGGCTGGGCACCGACGCGATGTTCGGACTGGACCCGAAGCTCGGCGGCGCGCTCTCGGCGCTCGTTGCCATCGGCATCTTCTTGTCGAAACGCGCCGGGCTGGCGATGGACCGGATCGTGTTCGTGCTCGGTGCGCTGATGATCGTGCTCACGACGTACATCGCGATCACCTCCGGCCCACCGGTCGGCGAAGCCCTGAAGAACGTCGTACTGCCCGAGCAGGTCGAGTTCCTGGCCATCACCACCCTGATCGGCGGCACCATCGGCGGCTACATCGTGTACGCCGGTGCGCACCGCCTGCTCGACTCCGGCATCAGCGGCCCCGAGCACATCCGCGACATCACCCGCGGTTCGGTGACCGGCATCCTGATCACCGGCGTGATGCGGATCGTGCTGTTCCTGGCGATCCTCGGCGTGGTGGCCGGCGGCGCGAAGCTCGACCCGGCCAGCCCGGCCGCGTCGGCGTTCCAGCAGGCGGCCGGCGAGGTCGGGCTGCGGGTCTTCGGGATCGTGCTGTGGGCCGCGGCGATCACGAGCGTGATCGGTGCGTCGTACACGACGGTCTCGTTCATCACTTCCCGAACCAAGACCAGCGACCGGACGCGGACCGCTCTCGTGGTCGGGTTCATCGCGGTCACCACGATCATCTACCTGGCCGTCGGGACCGCGCCGACCACGCTGCTGGTCTTCGCGGGCGCGTTCAACGGTCTGCTGCTGCCCGTCGGGATCGGTGTGCTTCTCTGGGTGGCATGGCGACGCAAGGACCTGCTGAACGGCTACCACTACCCGGCCTGGCTCCTCGGGATCGGCGCCGCCGCCTGGTTGCTCACCATCTACCTGGCCGTGCGCTCCGTCCGCCCGGTCATCGACCTGTTCAACTAGGAGGCCCGCGATGAGCACCGTCGACCTGAACGCCGACCTCGGCGAAGGCTTCGGCAACTGGGCGATGGGCGACGACAACGCCCTGCTCGACGTCGTCACCAGCGCCAACGTCGCCTGCGGTTTCCACGCCGGCGACCCCTCCATCATGCGGGCGGTCTGCCGCCGGGCCGCCGATCGCGACGTCGCGATCGGCGCGCACGTCGGGTACGCCGACAAGCCCGGCTTCGGCCGGCGGTTCATCGACATCGAACCGGCCGCGCTGCGGGACGAGGTGCTGTACCAGATCGCCGCGCTGGACGCCTTCGCCCGGGTCGCCGGGTCCGAGGTCGCGTACGTGAAACCGCACGGCGCGCTGTACAACACGATCGGGCACCACGAGGAGCAGGCCGCGGCCGTCGTGGCGGCGGTCGCGGACTACGACCGCGCGCTGCCGGTGCTCGGGCTGCCCGGCGCGGTCTGGCTGAAGCTGGCCGAGGAGGCCGGGCTGACCGTCGTCCACGAAGCCTTCGCCGACCGGGCGTACTCGCCGGACGGGACGCTGGTCTCGCGGCGCGAGTCTGGTTCGGTGCTGCACGACGGGCGCGAGATCGCCCGGCGGTGCGTGGCGATGGCGACCGGTGCGCCGATCAAGGACGTCAAGGGCGGCGAGCTGCGGTTGGAGCCCGGGTCGATCTGCCTGCACGGGGACACGCCTGGCGCCGTACAGATCGCTCAGCGGGTCCGCAAGGCCCTCACCGACGCCGGGGTCGAACTGACCCCGTTCGCGGCGTGAGCTGCGGCGAGGCGCCTGCATGATGCGTGTCCTTCCCTGCGGCAGCTCGGCGTTGCTCGTGGAGCTCGGGGACCTCGACGAGGTCCTCGGGTACTACGCGGCGCTGCGCGCCGACCCGCCGGCCGGTGTCGTCGACATCGTGCCGGCGGGCCGGACCGTGATGGTGACCGTCGACCACACCGACCTTGCGGCCCTGGAACGCATCTTGCTCAGCACAACCCCTTTGGTAGACCGCCGCATCGGCGGCGACCTCGTCGAGATCCCCGTCGTGTACGACGGCGAGGACCTCGCCGACGTCGCCGAGCTGCTCTCCTGCTCGATCGAGGAGGTCGTCCAGCGCCACACGGCCGAGGAGTGGACGGTCGCCTTCTGCGGTTTCGCGCCCGGCTTCGGCTACCTCACCGGCGAGTCGTCCTGGGACATTCCCCGCCGGTCGTCGCCGCGCACCAAGGTCCCCGCCGGCTCGGTCGCACTGGCCGGAGAGTTCAGCGGGGTCTACCCGCGGGAGTCGCCCGGCGGCTGGCAGTTGCTCGGCCGCACGGACGTCAACGTCTTCGACCTCGACCAAGACCCTGCTGCTCTCTTGAGCCCCGGCCGCCGGATCCGCTTCGTCGACGCCACCTCCTCCGCCGCCCCCAACGGCCGGCGCGGATGACCGCCCGCTTCGAGGTCCTGGCGACCGGCCCACTGACCACCATCCAGGACTCCGGCCGTCCCGGCCAAGCAGCACTCGGCATCGGCCGGTCCGGCGCGTGCGACCGGACGTCGTACCAGCTGGCGAACCGTCTCGTCGGCAACCACCCCGACGCCGCCGCCCTGGAAGTCACCTTCGGCGGGCTCTCGGTGCTCGCCGAGGCCGACCTCGTGTACGCCGTCGCCGGGGCACCGTGCTCGAACGTCGCACTCAATGCCCCGGCCCTGCTCCGCAAGGGCGAGGTCCTCCAGCTCGGCCCCCCGCGCACCGGCCTTCGCACGTACGTCGCCTTCCGCGGCGGCCTCGACGTCGATCCGGTCCTCGGTTCCCGCTCGACCGACCTGCTCTCCGGCCTCGGCCCGGCGCCGGTCGCCGTCGGCGACGTACTTGCCCTAGGCAAGGATCACGGCCCGATGCCCGGCGTCGACCTCGCCCCCGTCGCGGACCCACCCGGTGGCGAGGTAGTGGTCCAGGTCCTCCCCGGCCCCCGCCGCGACTGGTTCACCGACGCCGGCTGGCAGTCGCTGACCGGCCAGTCGTACACGGTCAGCAGCAACAGCAACCGCGTCGGCGTACGGTTCGAAGGGCAGCCGCTCGAACGGGCCCGGGACGGCGAGCTCGTCAGCGAGGGCATGGAGCTCGGCGCCCTCCAGATCCCGCCGTCCGGCCTCCCGGTCCTGTTCCTCGCCGACCACCCGGTCACCGGCGGCTACCCGGTCATCGGCTACGTCGCCGCCCCGGACCTGGACCTCTGCGGCCAACTCCGCCCGGGCCAGTCGTTGCGTTTCAGAGAACGAACCCGGTAGGGAACGGATCCGTCGGGTCCAGCCAGTAGTTGCCCATCCCCGTGATCCACGCCCGCCCACGCACCGTCGGCACGACTCCCGGCCGCCCACCGACAGTCGTTGTCTCCAGCAACTTCCCCGTGAAGCTCGTCCCGATGAACGACTCGTTCACGAACTCCCGTCCCAGCTCCAGCTCACCGCGAGCATGCAGCTGCGCCATCCGCGCACACGTCCCCGTGCCACACGGCGACCGGTCGAACCAGCCCGGGTAGATCGCCATCGCGTTCCGCGAGTCGCTCCCGTCCCGCCCCGGCGCCGTGAACTGGACGTGCTTGCACCCCGAGATCCCCGCATCCTCCGGATGCACCGGCCGGTCGTTCTCGTTGATCGCGGCCATGATGTCCAGGCCCGCCTGCAGGATCCGGTCCTTCTCCGACCGGTCGAACGGAATCCCGAGCTGCTCCAGCGGCAGGATCGCGTAGAAGTTCCCGCCGTACGCCAGGTCGTACGTGACCGTCCCGAGCCCCTTCACCTCCACCGAGGCGTCCAGAGCGTGCGAGTACGCCGGGACGTTCTGCAGCGTGACGTGCTCGGCCCGGCCGTCCTTCACCGCGACGTCGACCACGACCAGCCCGGCCGGGGTGTCCAGCCGGACCTGCGTCAGCGGCTCGCTGACCGGGACCATGCCCGACTCGACCAGCACGGTCGCGACGCCGATCGTCCCGTGCCCGCACATCGGCAGGCAGCCGGACACCTCGATGTAGAGCACGCCCCAGTCCGCGTCCGGCCGGGTCGGCGGCTGCAGGATCGCGCCGCTCATCGCCGAGTGACCGCGCGGCTCGTTCATCAGGAACAGCCGCAGGTCGTCGTCGTGCGCCAGGAAGTACTGGCGCCGCTCCTCCATTGTCGTGCCCGGGATGACGCCGACCCCACCGGTGATCACCCGGGTCGGCATCCCCTCGGTGTGCGAGTCGATCGCGGCGAGTGTACGAACAGACCTCATACCAACGACTCTACGGCGCGCTTCATGTCCTGCTCCAGCTGCGCGACGTGCTCGGGAACCAGCGGGCCGCGCGGCGGGCGGCAGGGGCCGCCGTACCGGCCGACGTAGTCCATCGCCCACTTGATCGCCTGGACGAACTCGACCCGCGAGTCCCACCGGAACGACGCCACCAGCGGCTCGTACAGCGCACGGGCCTCGGCCAGCTTCCCCTCGAGCGCGAGGTTGAACAGGCGCACCGACTCGGCCGGGAACACGTTCGGGAACCCGGCGAACCAGCCGGTCGCGCCCATCAGCAGCGCCTCCAGCGTCAGGTCGTCCGCGCCGGCGACGACGGTCAGCTCCGGCGCCTTCTCGCGGATCTCCAGGATCCGCCGGACGTCGCCGGAGAACTCCTTCACCGCCACGATGTTCTCCAGCTGCGCGATCTCGGCGAGCAGGTCCGGCGTCAGGTCGACCTTCGTGTCGAGCGGGTTGTTGTAGACCATCACCGGCAGGCCCGCCTTGGCGACCTCGCTGAAGTGGTGCACGACCTCGCCGCGGTTGGCCCGGTACATCGTCGGCGGCAGGCACAATACGCCGTGCGCGCCGTCCTCGGCCGCCTTCTCCGCCCAGCTGCGGGCCTGGTGGGCGCCGACGCCGTGCACGCCGACGACCACGATCCCGTCGTCACCGACCGCCTCGATCGCGGTCCGCGCGACGGCGCGGCGCTCGTCGTCGGACAGCGACGAGTACTCGCCGAGCGACCCGTTCGGCCCGACACCGCGGCAGCCGTTCTCGATCACCCAGCGGCAGTGCTCGGCGTACTTGTCCAGATCGGGCCGCAGTCCCGCCGGCGCGCTCGCGTCCTCGGCGTACGGCAGTGCGGTCGCCACGATCACGCCATCAAGCTTCTCGCTCACAGTTCCTCCTCGTTGGCCAGGTCGCCGAGCCGGACCGGCACCGCGATCGTTCGTTTGTGGTCAGCCGGCCCGTCGCCGGTCAGACAGGCCGCGTTCCGCGAACACACCCGCCCCTGGCACAACCCGAGCCCCACCCGGCCGGCCAGCTTCAAACTCTTCCCCGTCTCCAGCCCTCTGGTCTGCCTTGTCCGCTCGAGATCCCCCCGCGAGACCTCTTCGCACCGGCAGACCACCGTCTGGTCGTCACTCCACGCTTTCCACCCGTCCCGCACCGGGTACGCCGCCGCCAGGGCCGCCGCAAACCGCTTGCCCTTGGCAACCTCACCCGCAGCCCGATCCCCTGCCCCCGCCACCTCGCGCCCGGCGACCCGGCGCGCAGCCGCCGCTCCGGCAACTCGGCCCTCAGCCGAAGCCAAGTCCGCGCCACCGATCCCAGTGATCTCCCCCGCGGCGTACACCCCCGACGAGCTCGTCTCCTGCCGCGCGTCGACCACCACCGCCGACCCGTCCCCAGTCAGCCCACACCCCGCCGCAACCGCCAACTCCAGCTGCGCCGTGAACCCGTA
The Kribbella italica DNA segment above includes these coding regions:
- a CDS encoding proline racemase family protein; translated protein: MRSVRTLAAIDSHTEGMPTRVITGGVGVIPGTTMEERRQYFLAHDDDLRLFLMNEPRGHSAMSGAILQPPTRPDADWGVLYIEVSGCLPMCGHGTIGVATVLVESGMVPVSEPLTQVRLDTPAGLVVVDVAVKDGRAEHVTLQNVPAYSHALDASVEVKGLGTVTYDLAYGGNFYAILPLEQLGIPFDRSEKDRILQAGLDIMAAINENDRPVHPEDAGISGCKHVQFTAPGRDGSDSRNAMAIYPGWFDRSPCGTGTCARMAQLHARGELELGREFVNESFIGTSFTGKLLETTTVGGRPGVVPTVRGRAWITGMGNYWLDPTDPFPTGFVL
- a CDS encoding GntR family transcriptional regulator; amino-acid sequence: MSSSSEIRPTAEPGTDTSWLRSVADDAALFDRSSSAERVADVLRRRITEGVLRPGTQLSEELLKEALQVSRNTLREAFRLLTHEGLLVHRMHRGVFVPDLTEDDLLDLYRLRRVLECDVVRTLDGLEPDQLEPLREDVAASEAAAGAGDWISVGTANMRFHRHLVGLAGSTRMDEITGRLLAELRLLFHVIATPRALHEPYIARNRSLLELLEAGEYTRAADELNAYLLDSQAALLAAFRARP
- a CDS encoding dihydrodipicolinate synthase family protein — translated: MSEKLDGVIVATALPYAEDASAPAGLRPDLDKYAEHCRWVIENGCRGVGPNGSLGEYSSLSDDERRAVARTAIEAVGDDGIVVVGVHGVGAHQARSWAEKAAEDGAHGVLCLPPTMYRANRGEVVHHFSEVAKAGLPVMVYNNPLDTKVDLTPDLLAEIAQLENIVAVKEFSGDVRRILEIREKAPELTVVAGADDLTLEALLMGATGWFAGFPNVFPAESVRLFNLALEGKLAEARALYEPLVASFRWDSRVEFVQAIKWAMDYVGRYGGPCRPPRGPLVPEHVAQLEQDMKRAVESLV
- a CDS encoding putative hydro-lyase, with translation MTATPAEARARYRDGLVAPTTGHAPGFTQANLVILPRDWAYDMLLFGQRNPQPVPLLDVTDAGSFRTTLAPEADLRTDLPQYRVWRDGELVDEPSEITGLWRDDLVSFLIGCSFSFETALMDAGVPVRNLEQGRNVSMYETSIRCRPAGRLEGPLVVSMRPIPASLVATAVQVTGRMPQVHGAPVHVGEPAALGVRDLAVPDFGEPVQSAPGDVAVFWACGVTPQAALMASRPPFAITHAPGHMFVTDVPDSVYRQP
- a CDS encoding LamB/YcsF family protein is translated as MSTVDLNADLGEGFGNWAMGDDNALLDVVTSANVACGFHAGDPSIMRAVCRRAADRDVAIGAHVGYADKPGFGRRFIDIEPAALRDEVLYQIAALDAFARVAGSEVAYVKPHGALYNTIGHHEEQAAAVVAAVADYDRALPVLGLPGAVWLKLAEEAGLTVVHEAFADRAYSPDGTLVSRRESGSVLHDGREIARRCVAMATGAPIKDVKGGELRLEPGSICLHGDTPGAVQIAQRVRKALTDAGVELTPFAA
- a CDS encoding NRAMP family divalent metal transporter produces the protein MANPPLKPPTKPGSRRPVRRVGRPTSESTGSMKASTRSTLIGAMFLMATSAIGPGFITQTTTFTVQLGAAFAFAIAASILVDIALQLNVWRVIGVSGRRAQELGNLVAPGLGWAMAALLFVGGLVFNIGNVSGSGLGTDAMFGLDPKLGGALSALVAIGIFLSKRAGLAMDRIVFVLGALMIVLTTYIAITSGPPVGEALKNVVLPEQVEFLAITTLIGGTIGGYIVYAGAHRLLDSGISGPEHIRDITRGSVTGILITGVMRIVLFLAILGVVAGGAKLDPASPAASAFQQAAGEVGLRVFGIVLWAAAITSVIGASYTTVSFITSRTKTSDRTRTALVVGFIAVTTIIYLAVGTAPTTLLVFAGAFNGLLLPVGIGVLLWVAWRRKDLLNGYHYPAWLLGIGAAAWLLTIYLAVRSVRPVIDLFN
- a CDS encoding biotin-dependent carboxyltransferase family protein — protein: MTARFEVLATGPLTTIQDSGRPGQAALGIGRSGACDRTSYQLANRLVGNHPDAAALEVTFGGLSVLAEADLVYAVAGAPCSNVALNAPALLRKGEVLQLGPPRTGLRTYVAFRGGLDVDPVLGSRSTDLLSGLGPAPVAVGDVLALGKDHGPMPGVDLAPVADPPGGEVVVQVLPGPRRDWFTDAGWQSLTGQSYTVSSNSNRVGVRFEGQPLERARDGELVSEGMELGALQIPPSGLPVLFLADHPVTGGYPVIGYVAAPDLDLCGQLRPGQSLRFRERTR
- a CDS encoding 5-oxoprolinase subunit B family protein; protein product: MMRVLPCGSSALLVELGDLDEVLGYYAALRADPPAGVVDIVPAGRTVMVTVDHTDLAALERILLSTTPLVDRRIGGDLVEIPVVYDGEDLADVAELLSCSIEEVVQRHTAEEWTVAFCGFAPGFGYLTGESSWDIPRRSSPRTKVPAGSVALAGEFSGVYPRESPGGWQLLGRTDVNVFDLDQDPAALLSPGRRIRFVDATSSAAPNGRRG